In Natator depressus isolate rNatDep1 chromosome 22, rNatDep2.hap1, whole genome shotgun sequence, the following proteins share a genomic window:
- the SCN4B gene encoding sodium channel regulatory subunit beta-4, whose product MAADGSSARLCRSWLAAALLGLHLFSMAVTLEVSVGKNNLVMALNGSEVQLPCIFTTCIGFKDLDFTWYYNSIDLIYHGNIKNKASEPTVLFADPRVRLIGTTTGKENNISISMGSVDFDDAGKYTCHVRNPKEMNAEHNATIILKVVQEMVPVDNTLTRIILGAVGGLVGLLILILVIKKIVLLILKKSQEKKKECLVSSSGIDNTENGLAGSKAEQKAPPKA is encoded by the exons GTTTACATCTCTTCTCCATGGCTGTCACCTTGGAGGTCTCAGTGGGGAAAAACAACCTTGTGATGGCTCTGAACGGCTCAGAAGTGCAGCTGCCCTGCATCTTCACCACCTGCATAGGATTCAAGGACCTTGACTTCACTTGGTATTACAACAGCATTGACCTG ATCTATCACGGGAATATAAAGAACAAAGCGTCAGAGCCAACGGTGCTATTCGCAGACCCTCGGGTTCGGTTAATTGGCACAACCACTGGGAAGGAAAACAACATCTCCATCTCCATGGGGTCCGTGGACTTCGATGATGCTGGGAAGTACACCTGCCATGTCAGGAACCCAAAGGAAATGAATGCTGAACACAATGCCACCATCATCCTCAAGGTGGTCCAGGAGA TGGTACCGGTGGACAACACGCTGACGCGCATTATCCTGGGAGCCGTGGGCGGGCTCGTCGGCCTCCTCATCCTCATCCTCGTCATCAAGAAAATTGTCCTGCTTATCCTCAAAAAGTCTCAGGAGAAGAA GAAGGAGTGTCTCGTGAGCTCCTCGGGGATTGACAACACTGAGAACGGCCTGGCGGGCTCCAAGGCGGAACAGAAAGCTCCACCGAAGGCATGA